The nucleotide window AATCCGCAAGCTGGCCGAAAGCTCCCGCCGTTCGGCCAGTGAGATTGGTACGCTCGTAGACGACGTGAAGAAAGACACCACGACGGCCGCCACCGCTATTTCGACCATGGAAGGCCGTGTACTTAAGGGCAAGAACGCTACGTTTGAAGCGTCCAGCGCCTTTAAGAACATTGCCACCTCCAGCGGCGAAACCCTGCGCACTTCCCGCGACATTCTCACAGCTACCGAGGTGCAGAAAACCTCGATTGGCGACGTAGTGAAGTACGTGGAAGAAGTGGTAGCTATTGCCGAGCAAACGGCTTCCGGCACCCAGCAGGTAGCCAGCACTGCTAAGCAACTGTCTTCGTCGATGCAGGAACTGACTACTTCCAGTCAGAATCTGACCGACATTGCGGATGACCTGCAGGTAGGCTTGTCGGCCTTCCAACTGATGGAAGACTTGCTGCCTGAGCCCGAGCCCGAGCCTATCCGTGGCGGTTTGCGCCGTATGAGTGCTCAGCGCACGGCTGCGCAGCCTGCTGCCCCGGCCGTAACCCGGGAACGCCCGCAACAGCGCCGGACGCTGGCAACACCTGTCGTTTCCGAACCACGTCGGGGTGCCGCTAGCGCCCCAGCTCGCAAAGCCGCCCGCAAAGCGGCAGCCGAAGCCCCGGCTCCTGCTGCCAAGCCCGAAGGGAACGGCGCTGCTACGGCAGCTTCAAACCGTCGGGTGCGGAATGCTGCCAAGCCCGCTACTCAGCCTGAAAGCGAGAACGGCAAGGCTGCTCCCAAGGCGCGTTCTAAGTCGAAAGCCAAGTAATTAACTCATTCCCTTTATCATTTTGAGAGAAGTCGGCCCAACTGCCGGCTTCTCCCAAGTATGTTACCAGCATGCCTGAAGCAGAGCAAACCAGCGAAAAGAAAGCCGTTAAGCAGGATAAGCTCATCCAGCTTATCGTGTTCCGCCTGGGGGATGAGGAATATGGCATCCGCATCGAGCAGGTGAAGGAGGTAACCATTACTCCGGAAATTGCTCGAATGCCAAAAACACCCTCCTTCGTGAAGGGTATTGCCAATTTGCGCGGCGACATCATCGCCATCATTGATCTGGAGGAACGCTTTAAGCTCCGTTCGGCTAATGAGTCGTTGCCTTCGGTAAGCTATACGCTGGCCATCGAAGCCAAAGACTACACCATTGGAATAGTGGTGCGCGAGGTACCGCAGCCCCTGTCTATTCCGCTGTCCATAATTGAAAAAACCCCGGAATTCATTCAGGATATCAACATCCAGGATAAATACATTGAGGGAATCGCCAAAGTGGATGGGCGCATCATCATCGTACTGGATATGCCCAAGCTGCTCTCCCCCACGGAAATCATGCAGCTGCAGCCGAAATAAGAAATCTTACTCGGCAGTACCCCGTACACTGGCTTGATTTTAATTGCCCTTTCCCGACTCGACACACTGATTTACCCTGTATGAAAAACCGCATTCTCATCGTGGACGACTCGTTCTACATGCGCACGATGCTCAAGAATATGCTTACCGACGCCGGCTACGAGGTAGTAGGAGAAGCTGCCAATGGTCAGCAAGCTCTGGAAATGGCCAGCGCTACCCGTCCTGACCTCATTACCCTGGACGTAATTTTGCCTGACAACACTGGCCTGGACGTGCTCAAAGGCATTCGCTTGGAGCAGCCAGACGTGAAGGTTGTTATGTGCAGTGCTGTAGGCCAGGAAGTGATTGTAAACGAAGCGCTGGAAAGCGGTGCTACAGCTTACATCGTAAAGCCGTTTTCCGAGGAAAAAGTCTTGGAAATCGTTGGTGGTGCGCTGCAGAACCAGGATTCTGACTCAACGGAGGCCTAGGAAAGAGTTTCTTCCAACGGTTAATACCTAGTTTCCTTAGTATATCAAAACGCTGTCCTTGGGCACGTTCTAATTTTTTCAGTGCATAACCCTCCCGTCCCTTTCACTCTATTGCTTGGCGACTTGCCCGCATTCGTGCGGTTGGAGCTGACTAGACTGCTGCATGCTGAGCCCGACTTGCGGGTAATTGGCTCGGCCGCTAGTGCTTCAGAGTTGGTAGCGCAGGCCCGACGGTTACGTCCCGGGCTGGTTATTGCGAGTGAAAATCAGGTAGCGGGTTTGGAGCGGCTTAACCGGCAGCAACCAATTCCGGTACTGCTCTACAGCCCTATGGCTGCTGGCTCGATGGTGCCTCGGGAATTGGCTCAGTGGGGGGTGGCTGATTATCTGCCTTCCTTACCCAGCAAAGACCATCCTGAGTTTGCCCGGTACCGGCAGGAGATACTTGGCAAGATTCGGGCTATTGCCCAACAGCCCGTGCAGCCCGCCATGGGTAAGCGGCAGCTGAT belongs to Hymenobacter cellulosilyticus and includes:
- a CDS encoding response regulator, which encodes MKNRILIVDDSFYMRTMLKNMLTDAGYEVVGEAANGQQALEMASATRPDLITLDVILPDNTGLDVLKGIRLEQPDVKVVMCSAVGQEVIVNEALESGATAYIVKPFSEEKVLEIVGGALQNQDSDSTEA
- a CDS encoding chemotaxis protein CheW, translated to MPEAEQTSEKKAVKQDKLIQLIVFRLGDEEYGIRIEQVKEVTITPEIARMPKTPSFVKGIANLRGDIIAIIDLEERFKLRSANESLPSVSYTLAIEAKDYTIGIVVREVPQPLSIPLSIIEKTPEFIQDINIQDKYIEGIAKVDGRIIIVLDMPKLLSPTEIMQLQPK